From the Manihot esculenta cultivar AM560-2 chromosome 3, M.esculenta_v8, whole genome shotgun sequence genome, one window contains:
- the LOC110612079 gene encoding photosynthetic NDH subunit of subcomplex B 3, chloroplastic isoform X2, with the protein MAAINFAPVSMRLPELSSRNGNTFRSSLILKKRPVVSVPIAASSSESSTSVPEKPEIELEFIGPKPDGDGSYPVNRAKAISGEKLLRNIMLDNRIELYATYGKVMNCGGGGSCGTCIVEILDGKDLLNERTNTELRYLKKKPESWRLACQTIVGNKENAGKVVVQTLPQWKK; encoded by the exons ATGGCCGCCATTAACTTCGCTCCCGTATCAATGCGGCTGCCGGAACTCTCCTCTAGAAATGGTAACACATTCCGGAGTTCACTTATTCTAAAGAAAAGACCCGTGGTTTCAGTCCCTATTGCTGCAAGCTCATCGGAATCTTCAACTTCTGTGCCGGAAAAGCCTGAAATTGAGCTAGAATTTATCGGG CCGAAGCCAGACGGCGACGGGTCATATCCGGTGAACCGAGCTAAAGCAATAAGCGGAGAGAAGCTACTGAGGAACATCATGTTGGATAACAGAATTGAGCTTTACGCCACGTAT GGGAAAGTAATGAATTGCGGAGGCGGTGGAAGCTGTGGAACTTGCATTGTGGAG ATTCTGGATGGAAAAGATCTTTTGAATGAAAGAACAAATACTGAACTTCGTTATTTGAAGAAG AAACCTGAATCCTGGAGGCTTGCTTGTCAAACCATTGTTGGAAATAAAGAGAATGCTGGCAAG GTTGTGGTTCAGACGTTACCCCAGTGGAAGAAATGA
- the LOC110612079 gene encoding photosynthetic NDH subunit of subcomplex B 3, chloroplastic isoform X1 — MAAINFAPVSMRLPELSSRNGNTFRSSLILKKRPVVSVPIAASSSESSTSVPEKPEIELEFIGPKPDGDGSYPVNRAKAISGEKLLRNIMLDNRIELYATYGKVMNCGGGGSCGTCIVEILDGKDLLNERTNTELRYLKKKPESWRLACQTIVGNKENAGKVDGYSLVVVQTLPQWKK, encoded by the exons ATGGCCGCCATTAACTTCGCTCCCGTATCAATGCGGCTGCCGGAACTCTCCTCTAGAAATGGTAACACATTCCGGAGTTCACTTATTCTAAAGAAAAGACCCGTGGTTTCAGTCCCTATTGCTGCAAGCTCATCGGAATCTTCAACTTCTGTGCCGGAAAAGCCTGAAATTGAGCTAGAATTTATCGGG CCGAAGCCAGACGGCGACGGGTCATATCCGGTGAACCGAGCTAAAGCAATAAGCGGAGAGAAGCTACTGAGGAACATCATGTTGGATAACAGAATTGAGCTTTACGCCACGTAT GGGAAAGTAATGAATTGCGGAGGCGGTGGAAGCTGTGGAACTTGCATTGTGGAG ATTCTGGATGGAAAAGATCTTTTGAATGAAAGAACAAATACTGAACTTCGTTATTTGAAGAAG AAACCTGAATCCTGGAGGCTTGCTTGTCAAACCATTGTTGGAAATAAAGAGAATGCTGGCAAGGTAGATGGCTATTCATTG GTTGTGGTTCAGACGTTACCCCAGTGGAAGAAATGA
- the LOC110612078 gene encoding pentatricopeptide repeat-containing protein At5g11310, mitochondrial, with protein MKCKALAVLYSAATAKLTTGRFFSFSSSSLEQSFIKWLPLPHQHLPSPISSLSAKPNYSQHDFSALCNLLRDPNLSPGPSLETALEQTEIQPELNLIRALFDHFDSSPKLVQTVFLWAEKKPGFQSSHTLFNSVINGLGKAKEFDTAWCLILDRIGGEKGPGLVSNDTFAILIRRYTRAGMPQPAIRTFEYASRLNLISNSNAETSLLEILLDSLCKEGLVRVAKEYFDRNKQLDPCWVPSVRIYNILLNGWLRSRKLKHAERLWLEMKKENVTPSVVTYGTMIEGYCRMRYIERAIDLLDEMRRERIEPNAIVYNPIIDALSEAGRFKEALGMMEYLLQSESGPTISTYNSLVKGYCKAKDLVGASKVLKMMIRKGLIPTPTTYNYFFRHFSKFGKIEEGMNLYAKMIESGYTPDRLTYHLLLKMLCEQERLDLAVQISKEMRARGCDIDLATSTMLIHLLCRMHRFEEAVMEFEDMLRRGIVPQHLTFHRLNDELRKRGMVQMAQKLSNMMSSVPHSTNLPNTYNVEGDASWRARRTSILQKAEGMSEILKTCTNPRELVKHRSRHENPVSVANRLIEDIRKRANKT; from the exons ATGAAGTGCAAAGCCCTGGCCGTCCTCTACTCAGCCGCTACTGCAAAGCTAACGACTGGTcgtttcttctccttctcttccTCTTCATTAGAACAATCTTTTATCAAGTGGCTCCCGCTTCCTCACCAGCACCTCCCCTCTCCGATTTCTTCCCTGAGCGCTAAACCTAACTATTCGCAGCATGACTTCTCTGCTCTTTGCAACCTCCTCAGGGACCCGAATCTCAGTCCCGGACCCTCTTTGGAAACCGCCTTGGAACAGACGGAAATACAACCAGAGCTGAATCTGATACGGGCCTTATTTGATCATTTTGATTCCTCCCCTAAATTGGTTCAAACTGTGTTTCTCTGGGCTGAGAAGAAACCTGGGTTTCAATCCTCTCATACGCTCTTCAATTCAGTGATCAATGGGCTTGGTAAAGCAAAGGAATTTGATACTGCTTGGTGTTTAATTCTTGATCGGATTGGCGGAGAGAAGGGACCAGGATTGGTTTCAAATGATACGTTTGCGATTCTTATCAGAAGGTACACTCGCGCAG GAATGCCTCAACCCGCGATTCGGACATTTGAATATGCAAGCAGGTTAAACTTGATTTCTAATTCTAATGCTGAAACAAGCTTGTTGGAAATTTTGTTGGATTCCCTTTGTAAAGAAGGTCTGGTTAGAGTGGCTAAAGAATATTTTGATAGAAACAAGCAACTGGACCCTTGTTGGGTTCCATCTGTTCGAATATATAATATACTGTTAAATGGGTGGCTTCGTTCAAGAAAGCTCAAACATGCAGAGAGACTTTGGTTGGAGATGAAGAAGGAGAATGTGACACCGAGTGTTGTAACATATGGTACTATGATAGAAGGGTACTGCCGAATGCGTTACATTGAAAGGGCAATTGATTTGTTGGATGAAATGAGAAGGGAAAGAATTGAACCAAATGCTATCGTGTACAACCCAATTATTGATGCATTGTCAGAAGCAGGTAGATTCAAGGAGGCACTAGGAATGATGGAGTACCTTTTGCAATCTGAATCAGGCCCCACTATTTCCACTTACAATTCTTTGGTAAAGGGTTACTGTAAGGCCAAAGATCTTGTAGGTGCTAGTAAGGTCCTTAAAATGATGATTCGTAAGGGTTTGATCCCAACCCCTACAACCTATAATTATTTCTTCAGgcatttttcaaaatttggGAAGATTGAGGAAGGGATGAACCTTTATGCCAAGATGATTGAATCTGGATACACACCTGATCGGCTCACTTACCACCTTTTGTTGAAGATGTTGTGTGAGCAAGAGAGATTGGACTTGGCTGTTCAGATTAGCAAGGAAATGAGAGCTAGGGGATGTGATATAGATTTAGCTACTAGCACCATGTTAATTCATTTACTTTGCAGAATGCATAGATTTGAAGAGGCAGTTATGGAGTTTGAGGACATGTTACGAAGGGGCATAGTTCCTCAACATCTTACTTTCCATAGATTGAATGATGAGTTAAGGAAACGGGGAATGGTTCAGATGGCACAAAAACTAAGCAATATGATGTCTTCTGTCCCTCATTCAACAAACTTACCCAATACATATAATGTAGAAGGAGATGCATCATGGCGTGCAAGGAGAACATCTATATTGCAGAAAGCAGAAGGAATGTCTGAAATACTAAAGACTTGTACTAATCCAAGAGAACTTGTGAAGCATAGAAGCAGACATGAAAATCCTGTTTCTGTTGCAAATCGATTGATAGAAGATATCAGAAAAAGAGCAAACAAGACATGA